The Actinoplanes sp. N902-109 genomic interval AAACGCATCGCCTTGTTCCTCGGAGCTGTCTGGGGTGCGGTGATCGTCGACATCGTGGCGTACGGCACGGGGCCCGGCAATGCCGTCCATGTCGCGACCTACCTCGCGATCTGCTGCACGGCGTGGCGAGCGTCGTTGCGGCTGCCCCCGGGACCGGGCCGCCGGCCCTGGCTGCTGGTGGCTGTCGCGCTGACTTCCTGGTGCATCGGTGACCTGGTGGAGCTGGGTCAGTTCTACTTCGCCGAGGTTCCGGGGGTCGGTGTCGCAGACATCTTCTGGCTCGCCGGCTACCCGCTGATAGCGGTCGCTCTGGTGCAGATGGCGCGGCGCCGGGCGCCCGGCCGGTTGCGGGGCGGCATGCTGGACGCGATGGCGCTGACGGTGGCCGCCTCGGCAGCCCTGTGGCAGTTCGTCGTCGCCCCTACGCTGGGGCTGGGCTACGGGCTGCTGGACACCCTGGTGCCGGCTCTCTACCCGCTCTGCGACGTGGTCCTGCTGGCTGCGGCGCTGTTCGTGGCGCTGTCGCCGGGTGCGCGTGGCGTACCGACCCGGCTCGTGCTCGGCGCTGTGGTGTTCTTCCTCGGCATCGACCTGGGCTACAACATCCTGCCCTTCATGATCGACTACAGCCTGGTCCAGCGGCTCGGTCCGCTGATCCTGGCGGGCGGCGCCATGCTGGTCGCCGCCTGCCTGCACCCGTCGCGGGGTGAGCTGACGGCGGGCGCCGACCGGCTGCCGGTCGTCCATCCGGCCCGGGTGATCTTCCTCGGGCTGGCCCTGATGACCGCCCCGACGCTGACGCTGATGCACAAGGGCTTCGGCCGGGAGGAAGTGATCGCGCTGATCGCCACCGCGGTCTGTTCCACCTTCGTGCTGGCCCGCTTCACCAACGCCGTCCGGGAGCAGGAACGCGCTCAGGCGCAGCTGGCTCATCAGGCCGGTCACGACACGCTGACCGGCGTGGCGAACCGGGCGACTCTCGACGACCGGCTCCGCCGGCTGCTCGCCTCGGATGTTCACCCGGTTTCCCTGCTGTACCTGGACCTGGACGGCTTCAAAGAGGTCAACGACCGGCACGGGCACGAGGCCGGCGACCGCGTGCTCACCGCGGTCGCCGATCGGCTGGGTGGCCTGGTCCGGCAGGGCGACATCGTGGCCCGGCTCGGCGGCGACGAATTCGTCGTCGTCTGCCCCGGCTTGACCGAGGCGGAAGTTGCCGAGGTGGCCGGCCGGATCCTCCGGGAGGTCGCGCGGCCGGTCCCGTTCGGCGTTGCGGAGATGGCGGTCGGTGTCAGCGTCGGAGTGGCGATCGCCGCCGAGGGCTCCCGGAGCCCGGCGGCGCTGCTGCGGGCGGCGGACGCGGCGATGTACGAGGCGAAGCGGCACGGACAAGGCCGGTGGGTGCTGGCCGAGCAGCACCCCGCGACCGATGTGCCGGTCCTCGCCGATCCGCCTCACAGCTGGAGCAGCAGCTTGCGATGAGGTGATCCGGCCTGCCGGCGCCACGCCGTCGCGATCTGGTCCAGCGGGAAGACCTCGTGCTCCAGCTGGATCCGGCCGGCTGCGGCGTGCTGGAAAAGGGACCTCAACGCGGCGCGCTGATGCTCCGGCGACAACGCGAGGTTGGTGTAGCCACGCACCTCGATCTGGCGTGACCGGATCAGCGGGGCGGGGAGCGCGAGCGTCGGCCCCGCCGCGTCACCGATGCAGACCAGCCGCGCGCCGGTGCCGGCGGCCATGACCCCGGCCAGCGCCGGCTCGCCCCACAGCAGATCGATCACCACGTCAACCGGCCCCCCGGCAGCCGCGGTGATGGCCTGCGCCAGGTCCGCCGCATCCCGTTGCTGCAGCGTGACGACCGCGTCCGCGCCCTGTGGTCCCACCAGCTCGGCCAGCGCCTTGGCGTCCCGGCCCACCCCGACCACCCGGGAGGCATTGCGGATGCGTGCCGCCTGCAGCGCGAGCCGGCCCACGGCGCCGCTGGCGCCCAGGACGAGAACGCGTTCCCCGGAGCGGAACCGGCCGACGTCAAGACCACCCCACGCGGCGAGCCCCGCCACCCCCAGGGCCGCGGCGACCGCGTCCGGAACCTCATCGGGGATCTCCATGAGCTGGTCATCGGGAACAAGCACGCGCTGAGCGAACCCGCCGGGAGCCGACGCGCCGAAACGTACCCGGGTCCCGGCGGGCCACCTGTCCGAGTGAAGGACGACACCGGCACCCTCACTGCCGGGGACGTACGGCAGTGGGGGCCGGATGTAGAACTCACCGCCGGCCACCCGGAGGTCGAACGGGTTGAGCGCACTCATCCGCACCTCGACCAGCGTGTGCCCGCTTGCCGGCTCCGGGTCCGGAGCCTGCGCTGCGACGGGGGCCTCCCCGAACCGCTCGAGCTGCGCTACCTGCATCTCATCTCCGTTCTCCGATGTGCCGGTGGGCCGCTACGGTAAACCTTGACCTCGATGTCAAGGTCAAGTCCGGGAGGGGATGCTCGTGCAGATCGGCGATCTGGCCGGCTTGACCGGCGTCAGCGCTCGGTCACTGCGGCACTATGAGGCTGTCGGGCTGCTGGCGCCGCAGCGGCGCGGGAACGGCTACCGGGACTACGGCCCGGATGCGGTCGAACGGGTGCGGCGCATCAAGGCACTGCTGTCGGCCGGCATGCACCTCGCCGACCTGGGCCCGCTGCTGTCCTGCGTTGTCGACGACCGCCCCACCCTGCTGCGCTGCGAGACCACGATCGCGGCGGTGGAACGAGGGCTGACCCACCTCGACGACCAGATCGCCGAGCTGGCGCGGATCCGGGAAGCACTCGCGGCGGCCCTGCCCGCATCGTCCTGAACGACCCGGAAGGGCGCGAGGTGACGGCGTGCATTTTCGTCGTTCCCGGTGCCGGTGGACGACGAAAAGATCAGTCCTCCGGTCCGTGCCGTCGGCATTGTCGGCCCTGACGTCACCGGCGTCGGCCGCGCCGGAAACCAGGGCGGGCCCGGTTCGACGACACCGTCCGGATGCTCAGGGTCTCAACGTCTCCCGGGCGACACTGTCCCGCCGGTTCTCGGCGGCCATCGGGCAGAGCCCCGCCGTTACCGGGTCGCGCGCCGCGACAAACGACCGGCTGCCGGCCGTGAACCAGGACCGCTGAGCGGTACGGGTCAGGCGTACGCGTCGAGGGAGTGCTCGAGGTCGCGTTCCTGTTCGGGGGTCTGCAGGCCGCCGTCGAGCGCCCGGGCCATGCGGTCGACGACCGCCGGTGGGGCGGGGTAGACCAGCCCGAGCGCCGCGCTCTCCGCCTGGTACTGCTGGGCGAGGTCGACGTTGCCCAGGGCGGCGGAGACGGCGGCCTTGGCGGCGGCGATCTGGTTGCCGGACCGGCCTGCGATCCGGGTCGCGATGCCGGAGACGAGGTCGTCGAGCTCGTCGTCGGGGACGGCGCGGTTGATCCAGCCCCACTGCTCGGCGGTGACGGCGTCGATCAGGTCGCCGGTGAGGATGACCTCGAGGGCGCGGGCGCGGCCGACCAGCGGCGGGAGCAGCTGGGTGCCTCCGCCGCCGGGGATGATGCCCATCCGCGACTCGATCTGGGACAGCCAGGTGGTGCCGGCCGCGGCGTACCGGAGGTCGCACGCCATGGCGATCTCGTTGCCGCCGCCGCGCAGCCGGCCGCGCAGTTTGGCGATGGTCACCTGGGGCAGGGACCGGATCGCGTGGGTGAGGTGCTGCACGGGGTTGAGGTCGGTCGGGCCGTCGTCGGCGCCGAGCTGGGCGAAGCCGGTGGCGTCGACCATGTAGCCGGCGTCGACGTGCGCCGCGAAGAAGTCGGGGACGGCGCTCTGGAACACCACGACCTGCACGTCGGTGTCGTCGGCCACGGTGCGGACGAAGCGCTTGAGCTCGGGGACCAGGACGGCGTCGAGCAGGTTGAGCGGCGGGTGGTCGAGGGTCACCTCGGCGATGCCCGAACTGATCTTGACGGTGCTGGCCGTGAACCCGTCGTACGACATGAGGACCTCCTTGGGTCGAGCCGGTCATGCTGACTTGCAAAACTAAACTTAGCTAC includes:
- a CDS encoding MerR family transcriptional regulator; the protein is MQIGDLAGLTGVSARSLRHYEAVGLLAPQRRGNGYRDYGPDAVERVRRIKALLSAGMHLADLGPLLSCVVDDRPTLLRCETTIAAVERGLTHLDDQIAELARIREALAAALPASS
- a CDS encoding GGDEF domain-containing protein, producing MSTKRIALFLGAVWGAVIVDIVAYGTGPGNAVHVATYLAICCTAWRASLRLPPGPGRRPWLLVAVALTSWCIGDLVELGQFYFAEVPGVGVADIFWLAGYPLIAVALVQMARRRAPGRLRGGMLDAMALTVAASAALWQFVVAPTLGLGYGLLDTLVPALYPLCDVVLLAAALFVALSPGARGVPTRLVLGAVVFFLGIDLGYNILPFMIDYSLVQRLGPLILAGGAMLVAACLHPSRGELTAGADRLPVVHPARVIFLGLALMTAPTLTLMHKGFGREEVIALIATAVCSTFVLARFTNAVREQERAQAQLAHQAGHDTLTGVANRATLDDRLRRLLASDVHPVSLLYLDLDGFKEVNDRHGHEAGDRVLTAVADRLGGLVRQGDIVARLGGDEFVVVCPGLTEAEVAEVAGRILREVARPVPFGVAEMAVGVSVGVAIAAEGSRSPAALLRAADAAMYEAKRHGQGRWVLAEQHPATDVPVLADPPHSWSSSLR
- a CDS encoding enoyl-CoA hydratase/isomerase family protein, encoding MSYDGFTASTVKISSGIAEVTLDHPPLNLLDAVLVPELKRFVRTVADDTDVQVVVFQSAVPDFFAAHVDAGYMVDATGFAQLGADDGPTDLNPVQHLTHAIRSLPQVTIAKLRGRLRGGGNEIAMACDLRYAAAGTTWLSQIESRMGIIPGGGGTQLLPPLVGRARALEVILTGDLIDAVTAEQWGWINRAVPDDELDDLVSGIATRIAGRSGNQIAAAKAAVSAALGNVDLAQQYQAESAALGLVYPAPPAVVDRMARALDGGLQTPEQERDLEHSLDAYA
- a CDS encoding zinc-binding alcohol dehydrogenase family protein, whose amino-acid sequence is MQVAQLERFGEAPVAAQAPDPEPASGHTLVEVRMSALNPFDLRVAGGEFYIRPPLPYVPGSEGAGVVLHSDRWPAGTRVRFGASAPGGFAQRVLVPDDQLMEIPDEVPDAVAAALGVAGLAAWGGLDVGRFRSGERVLVLGASGAVGRLALQAARIRNASRVVGVGRDAKALAELVGPQGADAVVTLQQRDAADLAQAITAAAGGPVDVVIDLLWGEPALAGVMAAGTGARLVCIGDAAGPTLALPAPLIRSRQIEVRGYTNLALSPEHQRAALRSLFQHAAAGRIQLEHEVFPLDQIATAWRRQAGSPHRKLLLQL